From a region of the Ardenticatena maritima genome:
- a CDS encoding DICT sensory domain-containing protein, with the protein MQHPQERLFRRFLEQLQSALPDTAPTDLTSESLSQAFRYTFDVNKMTVISHIIEDTAADHPSADLHVSFQYMSRFSDQAPRYHNLVRVLNHLWLYAALDAPAPTLPHTTIIDTGGSFLEAYWFVVAYGPGLSMTLLAKEIGQSRRYEGIYAFDHNITYKVLNLLHMLYPGVVPAPLPPELL; encoded by the coding sequence ATGCAACACCCACAAGAACGCTTGTTTCGGCGTTTCCTGGAACAATTGCAAAGCGCCTTACCAGATACAGCGCCAACGGATTTGACGAGCGAATCACTATCGCAAGCCTTTCGCTACACGTTCGATGTAAACAAGATGACTGTTATCAGTCACATCATCGAAGATACAGCCGCCGATCATCCTAGTGCTGACCTGCATGTCTCGTTTCAATACATGTCGCGCTTTTCCGACCAGGCGCCTCGCTACCACAACCTGGTTCGTGTTCTCAATCACCTTTGGCTCTATGCAGCACTTGACGCGCCAGCCCCCACACTGCCTCACACGACCATCATTGACACGGGGGGCTCATTTTTGGAAGCGTATTGGTTCGTGGTCGCTTATGGCCCCGGCCTTTCGATGACGCTCCTCGCCAAGGAAATTGGGCAAAGCCGCCGATATGAGGGGATCTACGCCTTTGACCATAACATCACGTACAAGGTGCTCAATCTTCTGCACATGCTTTACCCAGGTGTCGTTCCTGCGCCGTTGCCACCCGAACTTTTGTGA
- a CDS encoding cytochrome P450 produces MTTSTTSRPIPTVADLSPRDGLRALAHLRHGLSGILPILEHVHAQLGDIFQLTLPHFRPVVVASPALIRDILTTQRHQFLWRPEDDPVMRLLRRGILVTDGAEHDCLHAVIAPSSRRNHFLPRADAIIAATDRALDRWPSKGRILTLTEMRKIALLVFEEIYFSHTLSWEELNTLWTPILRALAYIGPGVWVVRGRAPNLPRAIQPLEAHLYALIARRRATPSPPDDLLTHLIQHLDDDDLVRDQMMTMLIAGHDTSTAHLAWTLWLLARHPDWLAKVVEDVRTVLGTEPPTPEKANALVRLDQTSKESIRLYPPIHVGNRFTAADITLGAYRIPAGTRVMVSIYLVHRHPAMWEAPHVFQPTRWQSDFRPQPFTYLPFGGGPRNCIGGAFAMLETRLILARILQRFDIEPTHQHVRPRMGATLEPHPDFYLTIRRRV; encoded by the coding sequence ATGACCACATCCACGACTTCGCGCCCCATCCCCACCGTCGCCGACCTCAGTCCGCGCGACGGTTTGCGGGCGTTGGCGCACCTTCGCCACGGGCTAAGTGGTATTTTGCCCATTCTGGAACACGTACACGCCCAATTGGGCGATATCTTTCAATTGACATTGCCGCACTTTCGTCCGGTTGTTGTGGCATCGCCTGCACTCATCCGCGACATTCTGACCACACAACGCCATCAGTTTCTCTGGCGCCCAGAAGACGACCCAGTAATGCGCCTGCTGCGTCGCGGCATTCTGGTGACAGACGGCGCTGAACACGATTGCCTGCACGCCGTCATAGCGCCGAGCAGTCGCCGCAACCATTTCCTGCCGCGCGCTGACGCCATCATCGCCGCCACAGACCGCGCGCTTGACCGTTGGCCGTCGAAGGGGCGCATTCTCACATTGACAGAAATGCGCAAAATCGCGCTTCTGGTCTTCGAGGAGATCTATTTCAGCCACACCCTCTCGTGGGAAGAACTCAACACCCTCTGGACGCCCATCTTGCGGGCGTTGGCGTACATCGGGCCCGGTGTGTGGGTTGTGCGTGGGCGAGCGCCGAACCTGCCGCGCGCCATCCAACCACTTGAAGCGCATCTCTACGCCCTGATTGCTCGCCGCCGTGCCACCCCCTCTCCACCGGACGACCTGCTGACGCATCTCATCCAGCATCTCGATGATGACGACCTGGTGCGCGACCAGATGATGACAATGCTCATTGCCGGACACGATACCAGCACCGCCCATCTCGCATGGACGTTGTGGTTGCTGGCACGCCATCCTGACTGGTTGGCCAAGGTCGTTGAAGACGTGCGCACCGTCCTGGGCACAGAGCCACCCACGCCGGAAAAAGCAAACGCGCTTGTGCGCCTCGACCAAACGAGCAAAGAAAGCATTCGCCTCTATCCGCCCATTCACGTCGGCAATCGCTTCACCGCCGCCGATATCACTTTGGGAGCGTATCGCATTCCAGCAGGAACGCGCGTCATGGTAAGCATCTACCTCGTCCACCGACATCCCGCCATGTGGGAAGCGCCACACGTTTTCCAGCCAACACGCTGGCAATCTGACTTCCGCCCACAGCCTTTTACATACCTGCCCTTTGGCGGCGGCCCACGCAATTGCATTGGCGGGGCGTTCGCCATGCTTGAAACACGGCTCATCCTGGCGCGCATTCTGCAACGTTTCGACATTGAGCCAACACACCAGCATGTACGCCCACGCATGGGCGCTACACTCGAACCACATCCCGATTTCTATCTCACCATACGGAGACGCGTATGA
- a CDS encoding O-acetylhomoserine aminocarboxypropyltransferase/cysteine synthase family protein, which translates to MRDETISIHGGWDHDPATKSIAVPIYQTVAYAFDDAAHGAALFNLEVPGNIYTRIMNPTQAVLEERVAQLEHGIAALATSAGSAAINYAILTIAEAGSNIVSVPLLYGGTYTLFSGMLPKQGIEVRFAEDDRPESLEKLIDEKTVAVYCESIGNPAGNIVDIEALAEMAHRHGVPLIVDNTVATPVLIKPIDYGADIVVHSLTKYMGGHGTSLGGIIVDSGKFPWAEYPEKYPMLTQPEPAYHGVVYTEAFGPAAYIARARTVPLRNTGSAISPFNAFLILQGIETLPLRMERHTENALAVAQYLKEHPYVEWVHYAGLPDSPYYELAQKYTNGRPSALLSFGVKGGYEAGVKFYDALKLFKRLVNIGDVRSLAAHPASTTHRQLSEEEQRAAGVTPDMIRLCIGIEHIDDILADLEQALEASQK; encoded by the coding sequence ATGCGCGACGAAACCATTTCCATTCACGGCGGTTGGGACCACGACCCCGCCACCAAATCCATCGCCGTGCCCATCTACCAAACCGTGGCATACGCGTTTGATGACGCGGCGCATGGTGCGGCACTCTTCAACCTGGAAGTGCCCGGCAACATCTACACCCGCATCATGAACCCCACACAGGCGGTGCTGGAAGAGCGTGTGGCGCAACTGGAACACGGTATCGCCGCCCTCGCGACCAGTGCGGGCAGCGCCGCTATCAACTACGCCATCCTCACCATCGCCGAAGCCGGCAGCAATATCGTCAGTGTGCCGCTGCTGTATGGTGGGACGTACACGCTCTTTTCCGGCATGTTGCCCAAGCAGGGCATTGAAGTGCGCTTTGCCGAAGACGACCGCCCCGAAAGCCTGGAAAAGTTGATTGACGAAAAAACCGTTGCCGTCTATTGCGAAAGCATTGGCAACCCCGCCGGCAACATTGTGGATATTGAGGCGCTCGCCGAAATGGCGCACCGCCATGGCGTCCCCCTGATTGTGGACAACACCGTCGCCACACCCGTGCTCATCAAGCCGATTGATTACGGCGCAGACATCGTCGTGCACTCGCTCACCAAATACATGGGCGGGCATGGCACCTCGCTTGGCGGCATCATCGTGGACAGCGGCAAATTCCCCTGGGCGGAGTATCCTGAAAAGTACCCCATGCTCACCCAACCCGAACCCGCCTACCACGGCGTTGTGTACACCGAAGCATTCGGTCCCGCCGCGTACATCGCGCGCGCCCGCACCGTGCCGTTGCGCAACACCGGCTCCGCTATCAGCCCGTTCAACGCCTTCCTGATTTTGCAGGGCATCGAAACCTTGCCGTTGCGCATGGAGCGCCATACCGAAAACGCGCTTGCCGTGGCGCAATACCTTAAAGAACATCCCTACGTCGAATGGGTGCACTACGCCGGCTTGCCCGATTCCCCCTACTACGAACTGGCGCAGAAATACACCAACGGTCGCCCCTCGGCGTTGCTCTCATTCGGCGTGAAAGGCGGCTACGAGGCGGGCGTCAAATTCTACGACGCGCTCAAACTCTTCAAGCGGCTGGTCAACATCGGCGACGTGCGTTCGTTGGCTGCGCATCCCGCTTCCACCACGCACCGCCAGTTGAGCGAAGAAGAGCAACGCGCCGCCGGCGTCACCCCCGACATGATTCGTCTCTGCATCGGCATTGAGCACATTGACGACATCCTGGCGGACCTGGAACAGGCGCTGGAAGCCTCACAAAAATAG
- the metA gene encoding homoserine O-succinyltransferase MetA — MPLVAHSRLPTFEDLRRYGQDVLPLEHALHQDIRELHIGLLNMMPDAALQVTERQFMRLIGGCNKIVQFFVHPFTVPGLPRSPETQAYIDAYYEDFETLKEEGLDALIITGANVTNPSLEQEAFWEPLVEVISWASENVTSILCSCLATHALIKYFYGIDRQRLPRKRWGVYSHRITRRHPLLADINTRFDVPHSRWNEITRTQFVGAGLVVLVESAEAGVHMAVSPDHLRFIYFQGHPEYNTNSLLKEYKREVFRYVRGERDDYPPHPENYFPPEAAAIADTYRAAVELAKRRGTQPPPFPESALLPYLDNTWGDTAKAIFNNWLGLVYRVTDIDRRKPFKPGIDPEDPLGIRHLQEQENNGY, encoded by the coding sequence ATGCCGCTTGTGGCGCATTCGCGCTTGCCAACATTTGAAGACCTTCGCCGTTATGGACAGGACGTGCTCCCACTGGAACACGCCCTTCATCAGGATATTCGCGAGTTGCATATCGGCTTGCTCAATATGATGCCCGATGCCGCTTTGCAGGTGACCGAGCGGCAGTTCATGCGCTTGATTGGCGGGTGCAACAAGATTGTGCAGTTTTTTGTGCACCCGTTTACTGTGCCGGGGTTGCCCCGTTCGCCGGAGACGCAAGCCTACATTGATGCGTACTACGAAGATTTTGAGACGTTGAAAGAAGAAGGACTGGACGCGCTCATTATCACAGGCGCGAATGTCACCAATCCCTCGTTGGAGCAAGAAGCCTTTTGGGAGCCTCTGGTGGAGGTGATTTCGTGGGCGAGCGAAAACGTAACGTCCATTTTGTGCTCATGCCTGGCGACACATGCGCTCATCAAATATTTCTACGGCATTGACCGCCAGCGTTTGCCGCGTAAGCGGTGGGGCGTCTATTCGCATCGTATCACACGCCGCCACCCCTTGCTTGCCGACATCAACACCCGTTTTGACGTGCCCCATTCGCGCTGGAATGAAATTACACGCACGCAATTTGTGGGCGCGGGGTTGGTGGTTCTTGTTGAAAGCGCCGAAGCAGGCGTGCATATGGCGGTCAGCCCGGACCATTTGCGGTTCATTTACTTCCAGGGGCACCCCGAATACAACACCAACAGCCTGCTCAAAGAATACAAGCGCGAAGTCTTTCGCTACGTGCGCGGCGAGCGCGATGACTACCCGCCGCATCCTGAAAACTACTTCCCGCCTGAAGCCGCCGCCATCGCCGACACCTACCGCGCCGCCGTGGAACTTGCCAAACGACGCGGCACACAGCCGCCCCCCTTCCCCGAATCGGCGCTCTTGCCCTATCTCGACAACACATGGGGCGATACCGCCAAGGCGATTTTCAACAACTGGCTTGGGCTGGTCTATCGCGTGACGGATATTGACCGCCGCAAACCGTTCAAGCCCGGTATTGACCCCGAAGACCCGTTGGGCATTCGCCACCTGCAAGAGCAGGAGAACAACGGCTATTAG
- the pdxT gene encoding pyridoxal 5'-phosphate synthase glutaminase subunit PdxT, with protein sequence MATIGVLALQGGFREHEEMLTRLGATPRKVRRAEELEGLDALIIPGGESTTIRRLASAHGLIEPIRAFAQHHPVWGTCAGLIALANDIGEEPPIFGGLNVRVQRNAFGRQVDSFETELAVPALDAVAEEEERGRPFPAVFIRAPVIEQVGEGVDVLATLDDGRIVAVQQGHLLGTAFHPELTDDTRFHRYFLQLVQSPTPA encoded by the coding sequence ATGGCAACGATTGGCGTTCTGGCACTGCAAGGCGGTTTTCGCGAGCATGAGGAGATGCTGACGCGCCTGGGGGCCACCCCGCGCAAGGTGCGCCGCGCGGAAGAACTGGAAGGGCTGGACGCGCTCATCATTCCAGGCGGCGAAAGCACCACTATTCGCCGCCTGGCGAGCGCCCACGGGTTGATTGAACCGATACGCGCGTTCGCCCAACACCACCCCGTCTGGGGCACTTGCGCCGGGCTGATTGCGCTTGCCAACGACATTGGGGAAGAACCGCCGATTTTCGGCGGGTTGAACGTGCGCGTACAGCGCAACGCCTTTGGGCGACAGGTGGACAGTTTCGAGACCGAGTTGGCTGTGCCCGCGCTGGATGCGGTTGCCGAGGAAGAAGAGCGTGGGCGTCCCTTCCCGGCCGTCTTCATTCGTGCGCCGGTGATCGAACAGGTGGGCGAGGGCGTGGATGTGCTGGCAACACTTGACGATGGGCGCATTGTCGCGGTGCAACAGGGGCATTTGCTGGGCACCGCTTTCCACCCCGAATTGACGGACGATACGCGGTTCCACCGCTATTTCCTGCAACTGGTGCAATCGCCCACGCCGGCCTAA
- the crtI gene encoding phytoene desaturase family protein translates to MSTKPRTIVIGTGFGGLAAAARLAARGHDVVIFEKLDKPGGRAYAVEQDGFMFDGGPTVITAPFLFDEIFELAGRRREDYVTFIPVEPYYRIFNHEGRYFDYNGDMDFILSQIEQWNPADKEGYRRFITTTKAIFQKGFVELADKPFLHISDMLRVAPDLIKLQSYRSVYGYVSQFIQDEFLRRCFTFHPLLIGGNPFTSSSIYAMIHYLEREWGIWYAKGGTVALVNALVRLIEELGGRIYYNAEVDEILVENRRAVGVRLKDGRTFHADHVVSNADVPFTYMNLIAPEHRGLRNSDFRYKHLTKYSMSLVVIYFGTNRLYRDTPLKHHNIILSERYKGLLRDIFAAKTLPEDFSLYLHMPTLTDPSIAPEGHESFYVLAPVPHLGADIDWATTARPYRDAIMRFLEENYLPDLSKHIVTERMIDPRHFQNALNTYLGTGFSIQPILTQSAWFRPHNRSEDIPNLYFVGAGTHPGAGLPGVVSSAKIVDTLIGETAHAPMPTHTRAATPA, encoded by the coding sequence ATGTCAACGAAACCACGCACAATTGTTATTGGTACAGGCTTTGGGGGGCTGGCGGCTGCCGCACGCCTCGCCGCGCGCGGGCATGATGTGGTCATTTTCGAGAAGCTGGACAAACCCGGCGGACGCGCCTACGCTGTAGAGCAAGACGGCTTCATGTTCGACGGTGGCCCCACAGTCATTACGGCGCCTTTCCTGTTTGATGAGATTTTTGAACTGGCGGGGCGTCGCCGTGAAGACTACGTGACCTTTATTCCCGTTGAGCCCTACTATCGCATCTTCAACCACGAAGGGCGTTATTTCGACTACAACGGTGATATGGATTTCATACTCTCCCAGATTGAGCAATGGAATCCAGCCGATAAAGAGGGTTATCGTCGCTTCATCACCACCACCAAAGCCATTTTCCAAAAAGGCTTTGTGGAACTAGCGGATAAACCCTTCCTGCACATCAGCGACATGCTGCGCGTCGCCCCAGACCTCATCAAATTGCAATCGTACCGCTCTGTCTATGGTTACGTCTCACAATTCATCCAGGATGAATTTTTGCGCCGCTGTTTCACATTCCACCCACTCCTGATTGGCGGCAATCCGTTCACATCCTCATCTATCTATGCCATGATTCATTATCTGGAGCGCGAGTGGGGTATCTGGTATGCCAAAGGCGGCACGGTTGCGCTCGTGAATGCGCTGGTCAGGTTGATTGAAGAATTGGGCGGGCGCATCTACTACAACGCAGAAGTGGATGAAATCCTGGTGGAAAACCGCCGCGCTGTGGGCGTGCGGCTCAAAGACGGGCGCACCTTCCACGCCGACCATGTGGTTTCAAACGCAGATGTCCCCTTTACGTACATGAACCTTATCGCACCCGAACATCGCGGCCTGCGCAATTCAGATTTTCGCTACAAACATCTCACCAAATACAGCATGTCGCTGGTGGTGATTTACTTCGGCACCAACCGCCTCTATCGCGACACGCCGCTCAAACACCACAACATCATCCTGAGCGAACGCTACAAAGGCTTGTTGCGCGACATTTTTGCCGCCAAAACACTCCCCGAAGATTTTTCGCTCTACCTGCACATGCCCACACTCACCGACCCATCCATTGCGCCTGAGGGGCATGAGAGTTTCTACGTGCTTGCACCTGTGCCACATCTTGGCGCTGACATTGACTGGGCAACCACCGCACGCCCGTATCGCGACGCCATCATGCGCTTTTTGGAAGAAAACTATTTGCCCGACCTGAGCAAACACATCGTGACGGAGCGCATGATTGACCCGCGCCATTTTCAAAACGCGCTGAATACCTACCTGGGCACAGGCTTCTCAATCCAGCCCATTCTGACCCAATCAGCGTGGTTCCGTCCCCATAACCGTTCGGAAGATATTCCCAACCTCTATTTCGTCGGGGCGGGCACACACCCAGGCGCCGGCTTGCCCGGCGTGGTCTCTTCCGCCAAAATCGTTGATACGCTGATCGGCGAAACGGCGCACGCCCCCATGCCCACCCACACCCGCGCCGCTACACCAGCCTGA
- a CDS encoding glycerol-3-phosphate acyltransferase, translating into MHVMRLLAISFAFLLGSLPFAVWLGRLAGIDPRTVGDGNPGATNAWKAGGRRLGVLVLALDVAKAWLPVWLARTYGGWGGLSLVAIALAPTLGHAFSPFLRGHGGKGLATIFGVWAGLTPYALGALALGMGVTIALLGWRLRDGWAVQMGLLTLAAFGLWQQWETALWVLLGIHAAWLAWMYRHDMRAGLRKEPRHA; encoded by the coding sequence ATGCACGTTATGCGCCTGCTAGCCATCTCGTTCGCCTTTCTGCTCGGCAGCCTTCCCTTCGCCGTCTGGCTTGGGCGGCTGGCGGGAATTGACCCGCGCACTGTGGGGGACGGCAACCCCGGCGCAACCAATGCATGGAAAGCCGGCGGTCGGCGGCTGGGTGTTCTTGTGCTGGCGTTGGATGTTGCCAAAGCGTGGCTGCCCGTCTGGTTGGCGCGCACATACGGCGGCTGGGGCGGTCTTTCCCTGGTGGCAATCGCCCTCGCGCCAACACTTGGGCACGCCTTTTCGCCCTTCTTGCGTGGGCACGGCGGCAAAGGGTTAGCGACAATTTTCGGCGTCTGGGCTGGGCTGACGCCTTACGCCCTTGGCGCGCTGGCGCTCGGCATGGGTGTCACCATCGCACTGCTCGGCTGGCGCTTGCGCGACGGGTGGGCTGTTCAAATGGGCTTGCTCACGCTAGCCGCGTTTGGACTTTGGCAACAATGGGAGACGGCGTTATGGGTGCTTCTCGGCATCCACGCCGCCTGGCTGGCATGGATGTATCGCCACGACATGCGCGCTGGATTGCGGAAAGAGCCACGCCATGCATGA
- a CDS encoding MerR family transcriptional regulator: MYDTTPTYNLKAVVQRTGVKPDTLRVWERRYGLPKPHRKPSGHRLYSEYDIAVVEWLRARLEEGMRISEAVSLWQQIEREGNDPLHVMPVHRFDAQPPVRRPAGHSQLDASVQAWLDAVLNFDEQNAEAVLTEAFALYPPETVVLQLIRPALHEIGERWYRGEVSVQQEHFASALVSRRLSAMMATMPPPWEPGSLLLACAPDELHSLPLLMLAFLLRRHGVATVYLGANVPADRLMQTYERVRPRLVVLTAQHLTTAARLADVAELLASRNVVVAYGGRIFAQEPLARRFIRGLFLGESMESALAHLLDWVRHTPALPNVPALPPTYREAWHHFRAQQPFIAADVIRALQADEHMRALPISALQSAVYFLGGDLEAVLRLGDVQILGSELEWVETLLVYHNIPRDALYHFLRMYQQAAQHHLDERGQIVIEWLQKVVHALAA, encoded by the coding sequence ATGTACGACACGACACCGACCTACAATTTGAAAGCCGTTGTGCAACGCACAGGCGTCAAGCCTGATACGTTGCGCGTATGGGAGCGGCGTTATGGGCTTCCCAAGCCGCACCGCAAGCCGAGCGGGCACCGTCTCTACTCGGAATATGATATTGCCGTGGTGGAGTGGTTGCGGGCGCGGTTGGAAGAAGGGATGCGCATTAGTGAAGCGGTCTCTTTGTGGCAGCAGATTGAACGTGAGGGAAACGACCCCCTGCATGTGATGCCTGTGCATCGGTTCGACGCCCAACCGCCCGTGCGACGACCTGCAGGGCATTCGCAACTGGATGCGTCGGTGCAAGCCTGGCTCGATGCCGTGCTCAACTTTGACGAACAAAACGCCGAGGCGGTGTTGACGGAAGCGTTTGCCCTCTATCCGCCGGAAACGGTCGTGCTGCAACTCATTCGCCCGGCATTGCATGAAATCGGCGAACGCTGGTATCGCGGCGAGGTGAGTGTGCAACAGGAACATTTTGCCTCGGCGTTGGTCAGTCGGCGGCTTTCGGCGATGATGGCAACCATGCCGCCGCCTTGGGAGCCGGGAAGCCTGTTGCTGGCGTGCGCCCCCGACGAACTGCACAGCCTTCCCCTCTTGATGCTGGCGTTTCTGTTGCGGCGCCATGGCGTGGCGACGGTCTATTTGGGCGCGAACGTCCCCGCCGACCGCTTGATGCAAACATATGAGCGTGTTCGCCCTCGTCTTGTGGTGTTGACGGCGCAACATCTGACGACGGCGGCGCGCCTTGCTGATGTGGCGGAACTTCTGGCATCTCGCAATGTGGTTGTGGCGTATGGCGGGCGCATCTTTGCCCAGGAGCCGCTGGCGCGGCGTTTTATTCGCGGGCTCTTTTTAGGTGAAAGTATGGAAAGCGCCTTGGCGCATCTGCTGGATTGGGTGCGCCATACGCCGGCATTGCCCAACGTGCCGGCGTTGCCGCCCACTTATCGCGAGGCATGGCATCATTTTCGGGCGCAACAGCCCTTCATTGCCGCTGATGTGATCCGGGCGCTGCAAGCCGACGAACATATGCGCGCATTGCCCATCTCGGCGCTCCAAAGCGCTGTGTATTTCTTGGGCGGCGATCTTGAGGCCGTTTTGCGCCTGGGAGATGTGCAAATACTGGGAAGCGAGTTGGAATGGGTAGAGACGTTGCTGGTGTACCACAACATTCCGCGAGATGCGTTGTACCATTTCTTGCGAATGTATCAGCAGGCGGCACAACACCACCTGGATGAGCGCGGGCAGATTGTGATTGAGTGGTTGCAAAAGGTTGTGCATGCCCTGGCGGCATGA
- a CDS encoding lycopene cyclase domain-containing protein, whose product MTYFGFLLRFLILPILILSALHWRDMRKGVSLPQSLNAFSPWRALLALILIAVTYTTPWDNYLVATRVWWYDPALVTGITIGYVPIEEYTFFVLQTVLTGLWVLWLARRIPHPSAWRTAPLWRLLPLGVLGALWILSAAWLILNVREATYMALILVWALPPIMLQVWFGGDILRTHIRLVALGILLPTFFLCAADALAIAIGIWEISPEQTFGIHLWGGLPLEEATFFLLTNVLITFGLVLAIADASQVRLRAIARRARLLQHS is encoded by the coding sequence ATGACGTACTTTGGTTTTCTGCTTCGGTTTCTGATTCTGCCCATTCTCATCCTGTCCGCACTGCACTGGCGGGACATGCGCAAAGGGGTATCGCTCCCTCAATCGCTCAACGCTTTCTCGCCCTGGCGAGCATTGCTTGCGCTGATTCTCATTGCCGTCACCTACACCACACCGTGGGACAACTATCTGGTCGCTACACGTGTCTGGTGGTACGATCCCGCACTGGTGACCGGTATCACCATTGGGTATGTGCCCATTGAAGAATACACCTTTTTCGTTCTGCAAACCGTCCTGACAGGCTTGTGGGTTCTCTGGCTTGCACGGCGCATACCACACCCCAGCGCATGGCGCACAGCGCCACTCTGGCGATTGCTCCCGCTTGGTGTGTTGGGGGCGTTGTGGATACTCAGCGCGGCTTGGCTCATCCTCAACGTGCGCGAAGCGACCTACATGGCGCTTATTCTCGTTTGGGCGCTCCCTCCCATCATGCTCCAAGTCTGGTTCGGGGGCGATATTTTGCGCACGCACATTCGGCTGGTTGCGCTCGGCATTCTCCTGCCGACGTTCTTTCTCTGCGCCGCCGACGCCCTCGCCATCGCCATTGGCATCTGGGAAATCAGCCCTGAACAAACCTTTGGCATTCACCTGTGGGGCGGCTTGCCACTGGAAGAAGCCACCTTCTTCTTGCTGACAAACGTTCTCATCACGTTCGGTCTGGTATTAGCCATTGCAGACGCCTCTCAGGTTCGCTTGCGTGCAATAGCCAGACGCGCCAGGCTTCTTCAACACAGTTGA
- a CDS encoding phytoene/squalene synthase family protein, which yields MSTVDHSWEQSLLRKAMLALEEHLPVRRTAALRYDTGRAYTACETITRLNSRTFYTATALMPAEKRRAIRALYAFCRVSDDIVDTLEENRREHLDAWRNALREPPTQEHPVLVAWYDIRHRYMIPPLYAEHLLEALEQDLSITRYATFEDLAHYCYGVASTVGLMSMHIIGYTSTAAIPYAIKLGVALQLTNILRDIAEDWAQGRLYLPQEELAAFNLKEDDIAAGRVDERWRAFMRYQIARAHRLYAESLPGIAFLHRDGRFAVAAAAELYRAILDDIEAHDYDVFTRRAHISDTRKIRMLPGIAWRAYTNRYAKMIPTT from the coding sequence ATGTCAACTGTTGACCACTCCTGGGAGCAATCCCTGCTCCGCAAGGCCATGTTAGCCCTCGAAGAGCATTTGCCTGTTCGGCGTACCGCTGCGCTGCGGTACGATACAGGCAGAGCCTACACCGCGTGCGAAACCATTACACGCCTCAACAGTCGCACGTTTTATACGGCCACAGCGCTCATGCCCGCCGAAAAACGGCGCGCGATCCGTGCACTTTACGCGTTCTGCCGTGTCAGTGACGACATTGTGGATACACTCGAAGAGAATCGGCGCGAACACCTGGACGCCTGGCGCAACGCTTTGCGCGAGCCACCCACCCAAGAGCATCCCGTCCTCGTCGCATGGTACGATATTCGCCATCGCTACATGATTCCCCCGCTCTATGCGGAGCATTTGTTGGAAGCACTCGAACAAGACCTCAGTATCACGCGCTACGCCACGTTTGAAGACCTGGCGCACTACTGCTACGGCGTGGCGTCCACTGTGGGGTTGATGTCCATGCACATCATCGGCTATACAAGTACCGCCGCTATTCCCTATGCCATCAAACTGGGGGTAGCCCTGCAACTTACCAACATCCTGCGCGATATCGCTGAGGATTGGGCGCAAGGGCGACTCTATCTCCCGCAAGAAGAACTCGCGGCTTTCAATCTGAAAGAAGATGATATCGCCGCGGGACGTGTTGATGAGCGTTGGCGCGCCTTCATGCGCTACCAAATTGCACGCGCCCACCGCCTCTATGCGGAATCGTTGCCCGGGATTGCTTTCTTGCACCGCGACGGGCGGTTCGCCGTCGCCGCCGCCGCGGAACTCTATCGCGCCATTCTGGACGACATCGAAGCGCACGACTACGACGTATTTACACGCCGCGCCCATATTTCGGACACGCGCAAAATACGCATGTTGCCGGGTATTGCATGGCGCGCCTACACCAATCGCTATGCGAAAATGATACCAACCACCTGA